The following proteins are encoded in a genomic region of Populus nigra chromosome 16, ddPopNigr1.1, whole genome shotgun sequence:
- the LOC133675585 gene encoding zinc finger protein SHOOT GRAVITROPISM 5-like — MEEGDQKELQLLPSQLSIASSSSSSSLLDSSLRYKSSVVSDHHHHHNQFGGPSLDLQLSISVRPIQAQSNCVLTGPICDLSDVKTDTSCVEALKWQAAEQVKLAAIEKAYAERVRDLTRREMELAQSEFARARHMWQRAREEVEKAERMKEKATRQIDSTCMEITCQSCRQRFKP; from the coding sequence atggaAGAGGGAGACCAAAAGGAGCTTCAGCTTCTCCCTTCACAGCTTTCcatagcttcttcttcttcctcgtcTTCTTTATTGGATTCTTCATTGAGGTACAAATCATCAGTGGTGTCtgatcaccaccaccatcacaaTCAGTTTGGAGGGCCATCACTGGACTTGCAACTATCGATAAGTGTGAGGCCAATCCAGGCACAATCTAACTGTGTTTTAACAGGTCCCATTTGTGATTTGAGCGATGTGAAGACGGATACGAGCTGCGTTGAGGCCTTGAAATGGCAGGCTGCTGAGCAAGTTAAATTGGCAGCAATTGAAAAGGCTTATGCAGAGAGAGTAAGGGACCTTACAAGGAGGGAGATGGAGTTGGCGCAGTCAGAGTTTGCAAGGGCTAGACATATGTGGCAAAGAGCTAGAGAGGAAGTGGAAAAAGCTGAGAGAATGAAAGAGAAAGCTACAAGGCAGATAGATTCTACGTGCATGGAGATCACTTGCCAGTCTTGCAGGCAAAGGTTCAAGCCTTGA